In Gemmatimonas sp., the following proteins share a genomic window:
- a CDS encoding hotdog fold domain-containing protein: MPRANPSPGRLLLRNWERLSGLPFGKRLFSWAVGRTAPYTGSVGGVYTDVRPGYARVELRDRKAVRNHLASVHAVALVNLAEMTSGVALMTALPPGVRGIVTGLQIEYLKKARGTLVCTTTAHAPSDVPEPITHDVQADIANADGDVVARCLVHWRLSPPDPSRASAR, translated from the coding sequence ATGCCTCGCGCCAATCCATCCCCGGGACGCCTCCTGCTGCGTAATTGGGAACGACTTTCGGGTCTCCCCTTCGGCAAACGCCTGTTCAGCTGGGCGGTGGGGCGCACCGCGCCGTACACCGGGTCGGTGGGCGGCGTCTACACCGATGTCCGCCCCGGCTACGCGCGGGTCGAATTGCGCGACCGCAAGGCCGTCCGGAATCATTTGGCGTCGGTGCACGCCGTCGCGCTGGTGAATCTGGCCGAGATGACCAGTGGCGTGGCGCTTATGACCGCGTTGCCGCCAGGCGTGCGTGGCATCGTGACCGGCCTGCAGATCGAGTACCTCAAGAAGGCGCGTGGCACGCTGGTGTGCACGACCACCGCGCACGCGCCGAGCGACGTACCCGAGCCGATCACGCACGATGTGCAGGCGGACATCGCGAACGCTGACGGAGACGTGGTGGCACGCTGCCTCGTGCATTGGCGCTTGTCGCCGCCCGATCCTTCACGAGCGTCGGCCCGATGA